One window of Mixophyes fleayi isolate aMixFle1 chromosome 3, aMixFle1.hap1, whole genome shotgun sequence genomic DNA carries:
- the PCARE gene encoding photoreceptor cilium actin regulator: MGCSPSHSGIIQIIAKNAAKPLKKNKAILPPNHDNNGITIPLSDGKSPGCYIPNEESKQKDKLQECHHQYSNLEKDLPDVLDGLSRKGPVSDKQENYEKHGTANEGMINLSYQKRRNVRKQSSTGPEQELPISVQQEGNPRRSRKSKRSLKHGRRAKPNQIVFPEVQKKVDFPEKLVKAHQDAYAFLNPNLSKYEAVISMANQATQTHLILQQMISFMALRFDEIDQCLGEIAEDGEKLLKDVGSNLTWPLGKGDPTEQPDLLQQLLQYTVNKMQSLNCTVSSLTTNALQETCSFLQSAVDKFQEKLKQKEHHDESLLKMIKSLEDLAASSPKPHPNDLPLYSEDSGIGGDSESIRGYRTPDKMGRQASIDSSGQVCLERSARISELQLSIDKNKIHEPDVDVKSMPDLKESVKHSSQEQLSNPRVSKQTSLTSSLSTSSLASTTLEQDGTNDQESEELTSSDESYDESEDSKSVTSQITLPQRPLTSPAGTCGYKVSSKWLENPDNEAMTLKMKEAISEKIKFVPGKSCSNVWTREEVNSEVVRPSTADGSNRTSAKHRRSRSAESLRSQGEDPTLLELQRTQKELNKKLEQLYSLNGAKNKETPENPTVKSFSHTGSIILSNTTATSKLKACLDKSFNILPSQERVTMRKLDKDTAKDSNGNQNSKMLRTALHSKDPKKEDNPTSIERKIESISVSPRKSVRKLIQTFSPADDSLKITSVKALGPLRCVRKFGVPVLPPTIPACKGLQPLDNKSHILSTEDENPASTSTHLSTSTLISPFPALISQNDINIGTTESGTEDFENFPPPPLEILMDDSYNVLQTNEHEKNSNLTCPMKKTFMSQKIKTSINIKNLLPSKNATDTYTSADNPIWKKEPVLELRKYSLESGQQHIDNHRGLEIQRKHEIEQAAHLYKQSHKIIHLQNPGEGEVVRLNPDADIAKPYTPASMLKPKQSSPILPKNEKIPMTLRRTSPTRATASSEPTERKLTSPPTNKAINKTYSHVPRPPPLQKNISPTSTPRQQSPPTQKKQPNPPSQRKLESPPQIRKQQSPPSQRRLPSPPQVQRQSPPSQRRLPSPPQVQRQSPPSQRRLPSPPQVQRQSPPNQHRLPSPPSNRFEPSSPSRFTPSPPVSPSSTHKGLRRSSDDQQPPSKMIGNAQSIFCPSSSSLFEAKPPSSPCTSILETASNKVSSPVLRQTFSSCQYGDQQRRVATSAANPQPFVRRSYSDRRPKVQLRLPTSISASAVSDSALQKIGVEESARKDNEPMTSQSLADARAAGRTASHSELCVVGQGL; encoded by the coding sequence ATGGGTTGCTCGCCTTCTCATAGTGGAATCATCCAAATTATTGCAAAGAATGCAGCTAAaccattaaagaaaaacaaagccATCCTTCCACCCAATCATGATAATAACGGAATTACAATCCCTTTATCGGATGGTAAAAGCCCAGGCTGTTACATCCCAAATGAAGAAAGCAAGCAGAAAGACAAATTGCAAGAATGTCACCACCAATATAGTAATTTGGAGAAAGATCTTCCTGATGTCCTCGATGGACTTTCTAGGAAAGGTCCTGTTTCCGATAAACAAGAGAACTATGAAAAACATGGGACCGCTAATGAAGGAATGATTAATTTATCTTACCAAAAGAGAAGAAATGTAAGGAAACAGAGCTCAACTGGTCCAGAGCAGGAGCTGCCCATCTCGGTGCAACAAGAGGGCAATCCCAGGAGAAGTAGGAAATCAAAAAGGTCTCTTAAACACGGTCGAcgtgcaaaaccaaaccaaataGTTTTTCCTGAGGTACAAAAGAAAGTTGATTTCCCAGAAAAGCTTGTCAAGGCTCATCAGGATGCTTATGCTTTCCTAAACCCTAATCTGTCAAAATATGAAGCTGTCATTTCTATGGCAAATCAGGCAACCCAGACCCATCTTATCCTGCAGCAGATGATTAGCTTCATGGCCCTGAGATTTGATGAAATTGATCAATGCTTAGGAGAAATTGCAGAAGATGGAGAAAAACTTTTGAAAGATGTGGGGAGCAACCTTACGTGGCCTCTTGGAAAAGGAGATCCTACTGAACAACCAGATCTTTTGcaacagttgttgcagtatacAGTTAACAAAATGCAATCCTTAAACTGCACTGTATCTTCCCTGACCACAAATGCCTTGCAGGAAACCTGCAGTTTCTTACAATCAGCTGTCGACAAATTTCAGGAAAAGCTGAAACAGAAGGAACACCATGATGAAAGCCTGCTGAAGATGATCAAATCGTTGGAAGATTTAGCAGCTAGTTCTCCAAAACCCCATCCCAACGATTTACCTCTTTATTCTGAGGACAGTGGAATTGGTGGTGATAGCGAATCTATCAGAGGATATAGAACCCCTGATAAAATGGGAAGACAGGCAAGCATCGACTCATCTGGACAGGTATGTTTGGAAAGAAGTGCAAGAATATCAGAACTGCAATTGTCAATCGATAAGAACAAGATACATGAACCTGATGTAGATGTAAAAAGCATGCCTGACCTAAAAGAAAGTGTTAAGCACTCATCTCAGGAACAATTAAGCAATCCAAGAGTTTCTAAACAAACCAGCTTGACAAGCAGTCTTTCAACAAGCTCACTGGCTTCTACAACTCTAGAGCAAGATGGCACCAATGATCAGGAATCAGAAGAATTAACAAGCAGTGACGAGAGCTATGATGAAAGTGAAGATAGCAAAAGTGTAACAAGTCAAATTACCTTGCCTCAGAGGCCTCTAACATCTCCAGCGGGCACATGTGGATATAAAGTGTCATCCAAATGGTTAGAAAACCCAGACAATGAGGCAATGACGTTGAAAATGAAAGAAGCTATAAGTGAAAAGATCAAGTTTGTCCCTGGCAAATCATGCAGTAATGTGTGGACCAGAGAAGAAGTGAACTCAGAAGTAGTGAGGCCTAGTACAGCAGATGGGAGCAACCGAACATCTGCTAAGCACAGAAGGTCTAGATCTGCTGAATCACTTAGAAGCCAGGGTGAGGATCCAACCCTGTTAGAACTTCAGAGGACACAAAAAGAACTTAACAAAAAGCTGGAACAGTTGTACTCATTAAATGGAGCTAAAAACAAAGAAACACCAGAAAACCCTACTGTTAAATCCTTTTCGCATACCGGTAGCATTATCTTGAGTAATACTACCGCAACTAGCAAACTAAAGGCGTGTCTTGATAAAAGTTTCAATATTTTGCCTAGCCAGGAAAGAGTTACTATGAGGAAGCTTGATAAAGATACAGCAAAGGACTCAAATGGCAACCAAAATAGTAAGATGTTAAGAACAGCATTACATTCAAAAGACCCCAAAAAAGAAGATAATCCTACTTCGATCGAAAGAAAAATTGAGAGTATAAGTGTTTCTCCTCGTAAGTCTGTTCGGAAACTTATTCAAACATTCAGTCCAGCAGATGATTCTCTAAAAATAACAAGTGTGAAAGCATTGGGGCCACTTAGATGTGTTAGAAAATTTGGAGTTCCGGTCCTCCCCCCCACAATTCCTGCCTGTAAAGGGTTACAACCTCTAGATAACAAAAGTCATATACTATCAACAGAAGATGAGAATCCTGCAAGTACAAGTACCCATCTCAGTACAAGTACACTTATTTCTCCCTTTCCAGCTTTAATATCTCAAAATGATATCAATATAGGCACAACTGAATCTGGGACTGAAGACTTTGAGAactttcctcctcctcctcttgaaATACTTATGGATGATTCCTACAACGTGCTCCAAACTAATGAACATGAGAAAAATAGCAACTTAACTTGCCCTATGAAGAAGACATTTATGtctcaaaaaataaaaacatcaataaacataaaaaacttGTTACCAAGCAAAAATGCTACGGATACATACACATCAGCAGAtaaccctatttggaaaaaagagcCAGTTCTTGAACTTAGAAAATACTCTTTGGAATCTGGCCAGCAACACATAGATAACCATCGAGGTTTGGAGATTCAGAGAAAGCATGAAATAGAGCAGGCAGCTCATTTGTACAAACAGTCACATAAAATAATCCATTTACAGAATCCAGGCGAAGGGGAAGTGGTGAGGTTGAACCCTGATGCAGATATTGCTAAACCATATACGCCTGCCTCCATGCTTAAACCAAAGCAAAGTTCTCCCATATTACCTAAAAATGAGAAAATTCCTATGACACTTAGAAGAACTTCTCCAACAAGAGCCACAGCTTCATCTGAACCAACAGAGAGAAAACTAACAAGCCCACCAACCAATAAGGCTATAAATAAAACGTATTCTCATGTACCTAGGCCTCCACCACTGCAGAAAAACATCAGCCCTACAAGTACTCCCAGACAACAAAGTCCACCCACTCAAAAGAAACAACCTAACCCCCCATCCCAACGAAAGTTGGAAAGCCCTCCTCAAATACGAAAACAACAAAGTCCACCTAGTCAACGTAGGCTACCAAGCCCTCCACAAGTGCAAAGACAAAGTCCACCAAGTCAACGTAGACTGCCAAGTCCTCCACAAGTACAAAGACAAAGTCCACCAAGTCAACGTAGGCTACCAAGCCCTCCACAAGTACAAAGACAAAGTCCACCAAATCAACACAGGCTACCAAGCCCTCCAAGCAACCGTTTTGAACCTAGCTCACCTTCTCGATTCACACCTTCTCCCCCGGTCTCTCCATCCTCTACACATAAGGGATTAAGACGAAGTTCTGATGATCAACAGCCTCCCTCAAAAATGATTGGCAATGCACAATCAATATTTTGCCCATCATCTTCTTCTTTATTTGAAGCCAAGCCTCCATCTTCACCATGCACAAGTATTCTGGAAACTGCTTCTAACAAGGTTTCAAGTCCTGTGTTGAGGCAAACTTTCTCTAGTTGTCAGTATGGGGATCAGCAGAGAAGAGTTGCAACGAGTGCTGCAAACCCTCAACCTTTTGTCCGAAGGAGTTACTCTGACCGGAGGCCAAAAGTTCAACTACGTCTTCCAACATCTATCTCTGCTTCTGCTGTCAGTGATTCAGCTCTTCAGAAAATTGG